The Fulvivirga ligni genome window below encodes:
- a CDS encoding nidogen-like domain-containing protein, with translation MKRPNPIKILWILLLLLPFGVQAQNQPAPGTSDYRKMQEAAKNPVVQSAIQKNYPTLQKEATESPDKTDQTSRFAQFNVGQSFSCSVENPLLDPSFSYLPANDDSSTSVINIPFNFNFFGTNYNQVYINNNGNITFDELDSTYSSTGFPSPRDMIAPFWADVDTRNNTGYVAYKVEATRLTVIWYNVGYFRMKSDKRNTFKLVISDGADPYLGAGNNVAFYYGDMQWTTGDASSSDNGFYGIPATVGLNNGQGSGSCYYSQLGRFGKPGSEYISSTDISGVSYLDYKCFTFDASTLEDVEADFDWQNLICAVDFTKYISNPQNCNVIHQWDFGDGTTSQEEAPLHSYASAGTYTVKLNVYYQCAACQGNFTTVTKQITVDPDEDLFKDTVIQVPTQVKSRVISTTTATFSDTWPLQYEASGLNDKSGYENGSEGVWRKEADYVYKVDRDQTNPPSLRDGGTFEMDQFSWEYAAIDAVPDWIKLNTMTAYSPYSYDIENENVLGIHNAALYDYGGHLPSANGVNMRYNEMAYTGFEYLTGKASGNWVFGNQQLPRYKWYPTDFCYKHIVIVKASLDEIQGYDEVDVFGRSYFWSGFPFFFYFRHIRDNEIICRREHPVHPEWSILILKRALFEGAWRGHVMFRNDIQPVVNANLDNNIAHSGSKSLKISGEETFEQKLLVLDSAKKYQVSAWVSVNDKHKTVPILAQNIGIEVKIKDKDDLQVASFMLKPKGNIIEGWQRIDSAFVCPIPNSSIELTFKSGSAPTAWFDDLRLFPSEGNMTSYVYNLTDYRLQATLDEENYASYFYYDSEGNLYLTKKETEEGVKTITENVSYLVEH, from the coding sequence ATGAAAAGGCCTAACCCTATTAAGATATTATGGATTTTGTTGCTTTTACTACCTTTTGGAGTTCAGGCTCAAAATCAACCGGCACCGGGCACTTCTGACTATAGAAAAATGCAGGAGGCAGCTAAAAATCCGGTAGTTCAGTCTGCTATTCAGAAGAATTATCCTACCCTTCAAAAGGAGGCTACTGAATCTCCTGATAAAACTGATCAGACGTCTAGATTTGCTCAATTTAACGTAGGACAGTCATTCTCATGTTCGGTGGAGAATCCATTATTAGATCCTTCATTCAGTTATTTGCCTGCAAATGATGATAGTTCCACCTCTGTGATCAACATACCGTTTAATTTCAATTTTTTTGGCACAAATTATAATCAGGTATATATAAATAATAATGGGAATATCACTTTTGATGAATTAGACTCAACTTACAGTTCTACCGGATTCCCCTCTCCACGAGATATGATAGCACCATTTTGGGCAGACGTGGATACCCGAAATAACACTGGTTATGTGGCGTATAAGGTTGAAGCAACCAGGCTTACCGTAATATGGTATAATGTGGGTTATTTCAGAATGAAATCTGATAAACGCAATACTTTCAAGCTGGTAATAAGTGATGGGGCAGATCCTTATTTAGGTGCTGGCAATAATGTTGCCTTTTATTACGGAGATATGCAGTGGACTACCGGAGATGCATCTAGTAGTGATAATGGTTTTTACGGCATACCAGCAACAGTAGGACTCAATAATGGGCAAGGAAGTGGCTCTTGTTATTACTCTCAACTGGGAAGGTTTGGAAAGCCAGGTAGCGAATATATTAGCTCTACTGATATCAGCGGTGTGAGTTATTTGGATTATAAGTGTTTTACTTTTGATGCCTCTACTCTGGAGGATGTTGAAGCAGATTTTGATTGGCAAAACTTAATTTGTGCTGTTGATTTCACGAAATATATAAGTAATCCGCAAAATTGTAATGTGATCCACCAATGGGATTTTGGTGATGGTACAACCTCTCAAGAAGAAGCTCCTCTGCATAGCTACGCCTCAGCTGGTACATACACGGTGAAACTCAATGTGTACTATCAGTGTGCTGCCTGTCAGGGTAATTTCACTACAGTAACAAAACAGATCACCGTAGATCCTGATGAGGATTTATTCAAGGATACCGTCATTCAGGTGCCCACACAGGTGAAAAGTAGAGTTATCTCCACCACTACAGCCACTTTTTCTGATACTTGGCCATTGCAATATGAAGCTAGTGGACTTAATGATAAGTCGGGCTATGAAAATGGTAGTGAAGGGGTATGGCGTAAGGAAGCTGATTATGTATATAAAGTAGATAGAGATCAAACTAATCCTCCTTCCTTAAGAGATGGAGGAACATTTGAAATGGACCAGTTTAGTTGGGAATATGCAGCCATCGATGCTGTGCCCGATTGGATTAAGCTAAATACCATGACAGCTTATAGTCCGTATAGCTACGATATTGAAAATGAAAATGTACTTGGAATTCATAATGCGGCATTGTATGACTATGGTGGTCATTTACCAAGTGCCAATGGTGTCAATATGAGATACAATGAGATGGCCTATACGGGTTTCGAATACCTTACTGGGAAGGCCTCTGGGAATTGGGTGTTTGGTAACCAACAGTTGCCTCGCTATAAATGGTATCCTACAGATTTTTGCTATAAACACATTGTAATTGTTAAAGCTAGCTTAGACGAAATACAAGGCTATGATGAAGTAGACGTCTTTGGAAGGAGCTATTTCTGGTCTGGTTTTCCATTTTTCTTTTACTTCCGTCACATTCGTGATAATGAAATTATTTGTAGAAGGGAGCATCCGGTGCACCCTGAATGGTCTATCCTAATTCTTAAAAGAGCCCTGTTTGAAGGTGCCTGGAGAGGTCATGTAATGTTTAGAAATGATATTCAGCCTGTAGTAAATGCTAACTTGGATAATAATATCGCGCATAGTGGAAGCAAAAGCTTGAAAATTTCTGGAGAAGAGACATTTGAACAAAAGTTATTGGTGCTCGATTCTGCTAAAAAATATCAGGTGAGCGCATGGGTTTCTGTAAATGATAAGCATAAAACTGTTCCCATTCTGGCTCAGAATATTGGTATCGAAGTCAAAATAAAAGATAAAGATGATCTGCAGGTCGCTTCTTTTATGTTAAAACCAAAGGGCAATATCATCGAAGGGTGGCAGCGCATAGATAGCGCCTTTGTTTGCCCCATTCCAAATTCTTCCATTGAATTAACTTTTAAATCAGGAAGTGCCCCTACAGCCTGGTTCGATGATCTGCGCCTTTTTCCTTCTGAAGGTAATATGACTTCTTATGTCTACAACCTTACAGACTATAGGCTACAAGCAACCTTAGATGAGGAGAACTACGCATCATATTTCTATTACGATTCAGAGGGTAATCTGTACTTAACTAAAAAGGAAACGGAGGAAGGGGTGAAAACCATCACTGAAAATGTAAGCTACCTGGTAGAGCACTAA